Below is a window of Vulpes vulpes isolate BD-2025 chromosome 5, VulVul3, whole genome shotgun sequence DNA.
ttaaaaaaaataaaaataaataaaaataaaaaataaaaaataaaataaaataaaataaaataaaatgtcagaatcCATAAATGATCAAACTTGAAAAGTACATACTTTAGGGACAAAAGTTCTTTTTGGCCAATGTCTAAGCTGAATATTTCTACTTATGCCACCTTTAAGAAAATTTATGCGCTTTGCTGGCATTGATTAAAACCAATAGatgtgtcttttttggaaaaaatcatAGGTTCCTTAAATtaacaacaaaccaaaaacagcTGGCACCTGAAGCCACATGTCCTCATTGGCAAgtcttaaataaaaagagagaggaaagaaatcctTTGAAAATGTACTTGTTTCAATCTTAGAGTTACCAAAACTATACAGAATTAAGCAACCTAATTTAAGAAAAACAcgtaaaatgtttaaatgtgcAAAGTTTCTCAGTGACACTGAAACATGGGGATTTAAATGGAAGGTTATATCCCATCCAGTAACAACACAGCTGCTACTGTGATGTTTCAACAATACGCCACACATCCTTTTTACGACTAAGGGGACATATCACAATTTGACAATAGTGAAGTTGCAAGGAACTGTTTAACCTTTGGCTTGTTGGAGCTGCTTTGTGATTATGCATTTCATTACAGTGGAAAGGATACAGCGCTGGCATGATTTATACCAACAAAGACGGCTACGCACCGCATCacactggaccactctcttttaaatttatgtgGTTCTCCTAGATGCCTGTCAATGCAAGGGTATAATAACCCAATCACAgctgtggaaagaaaaagaaaaaaattaagtcatctCCAATGCCAAAATGGCAAAACCTAAGTGAAAAGAGTTACTACGACCCCCATAAGCATTTGAAAGATTGTTTTACAAGCTCTCTAAGTTATATAACATCAGTCaccaatatttttaaacttacctcccaaaagaaagaaaaataaataacaccacTGAAGAAAGCACCATAAATGATTACAAGAGAATTCCAAATTATAATTGGCAGAGCACGATTTCAGTGTATGATTCACAATTTAGCAGTTTGGACTAGATGGTTCATGCTACTTCTCCACTACTACCATCTCTGAGATTTGAAAACATCAAACCAGCTGGCAGTTAAGCAATGTTCTCTCTGAACTACATAACCATGAAGCATGCTATAAAATGCCACCAACTGTCTAAAGAAAAGTGAGAAGCTAGAAGCATAAATGCGTACAATAAGGTCATCACACACACAGTATTTGTTCGGATGGCTACAGCCGTCCTGTTGTACAGATTATCCTAGTGCCTCCAGCTTGTCTTCAGCACCCAGTGCTGTGTCCTGACATTCCCCTTTACCCTGACCCTCTAAAGAGACTAGGTCATACTGTCAAAACAGGAAACTTGCAACAGAAATCTACATGTAAGCCTCATTCTGCACATAGAGAAACTTAGGAAACAATCTATGAGAACAATgattttcagttaaaatttaaattcagtcttaaaaataaggagaaatcaTTTTAGTATATTTCTTAGTTTTGGAAAGAATTTCCTGAATGTCAACCATATAATTATGAATAACTGTATGCAAAATGTCTATGATTGAGACTCCAAATAGTTGCacccaatttttaattaaaatacttgcCAAGCttcaacattttattcatttaatgggagaagattttaaatgctaatttagtcatttaaaaaagacCTTAATGAACCAAAACATTCTTCAACaagttttaaggaaaatatacttCTACAGACTAAACTTAACAGGAAATAACTCGGCAGCTTTGACTTGTTAATCTTCCTAAAATGGTTTATGTTGCCATTAAGTAATAAAGACACAATTGTCACATCAGTTGAAAAGCAATGTTTAAAATGTCCAATGCTACCAAAATCTGAGTGCCTAAGGATCAGGAACCCCTTGTCTGCCCTGGTATTGGCTAGCTATTTCTTACAAATGAAGCATtcaatctttaaggaaaaatggaaataaattaatataaaaaatcacAGGCTAGCAGACCAATGGAACAGTATTAAAAAGAGGCCGCACAGCCACCCTTTCATCTGGGGATGAGCAGCTGCAATGATGTACGTGTGTTCTAATCCACAAGACTGAAAGTGCTCTTCTGAGTTGGGCTTTTGCTGCGTGTATATAGATGGCTCACAGACCATCAAGAGATTAACAACAAATTTCAGCAATGCGGACCTCCAACAACTATCAgcaaatttaaaactttcatatCATATTCCTGTTTAAAAGGCTTGGCTCTAAAATCCTGGGAGATTAACTGACAGCGTTTCCCAATTTctacaaaattaaaatggcaacaaGCATGCCTAACAGTTGAAATACATCTAAatgaatattactttttttttctccaggggTCATGAAACTAACAGCTCATGTCAttcctcactctcactctcactctctcctccctgtgcctgTTGCTGAGTAAAATCAACTAAGATCAGGCATTCCAAGTCAATTTTCCTCAGCAGCTGATGCCATAGGTAAAGAATTATCACATAGAGAATACTGACGTGTGTGCAaagatataaataagtaaaattgacTAGATTTGTATGCATGTGATGTCAGACTCACAAGTGAGAGACAACTGaggagagaaagcaaaaacacaaaaaggaatTTAAACTGCCACGCTGCCAACCTTGGGATTTGCcaataaaaatcaaatccatTGAGTATGCATGGTTCTCAGTTGCTCACTGAGGAGGAGAATTCGAGGAAGCTTGTCACTTCCCATTAAatgtcttcttccttccctttaaaTAAAGGCACGGCAGAGTCTGATAGCAATAACTACAGCACAGTGAGGCTCCACCATTTGAGAGCTCAGCAGAACTATGTCCGGTCTGgggcttctttttcctttctccactttCTTATTTTAACAAGAGAGACTGTTAAAATCATGCCCGTGTAACGTTACTTGCAAACATCATTCTGCTTAATAGGGTTCTCTGATACAAAGTAACATTTCTTGGGATAGATTTATGTTACTTCCCAGTGACCAGTTACTGTGTTACCAAGCCAAAACCAGAAGTAGTTTGTAAAACATCAATATTAAGTCATCACTTCTTCATGGGAGTGTGTTTAATTCCGTGATGGACTAAGAAGAACAGTTAAATCAAATGTTTTGCAAGGAAGAGGGGCTGAAGAAAACAAAGCCATTGAATGTGATAGACTTTCACGGAAAACTACTCCAGCATATGCAATGTTTCACTCAACAGATACTTAAGCTCCCATAACGtgtccagttctttttttttttttttttaacgtgtcCAGTTCTTGATATTTgctgagaatttaaaaagaaaaaagagtaagacACGATCCCAGCCTCAGAGTGAGCACAGAAACAATTCAATACAGTAACACATTAGGGAAGGCACTGACAGGGCGTAGTGGGGGCCCAGTCTTCTCCTGACATGTGCTGAGGGGAGGCAGGGTGCTGGAGTGTCAGGAAAGCTTCACAGAAGAGGTGGCCCCTAAGGCAGGAGCTGAGTTCAGCAGGTCAGTGGTGTGGAAGGGGTTTTCTAATCCAAGGCAAGCATCTGGTAAAAAGCATATACAATGCAAAATACCCACTATCACCTGGAAATTGTAAGCTTTAGGCAAAAAGGGAGCTTCCAAAGACTCTGAAGAAGATAAAAGTTGGCAAGAGTCATATCATAGAGACTTTACCCTACAGACCCCAGGGAATCAGAAAGTAATGCCATTGCATTTGTAGCAGATAGGGAGGCACTCACTTTTACGGGGCTGAGTGCACAACACATGAAAGGGAGAGGGGACTGGCAGGCAGGCAGAGTACAAAatcagaagcagaaaaagaaaaaacccgaAAATTCCCATCAGAGTACTAAAGGACCTGGACCAAAAGAGAAAATTGGAAACTTAGAAAATTGAGGGGATGACAGCAGGAGTCTTGTACGGCTCTCTAGGATCTGGGTAAATGACTAACTGCCTGGGTAAACTggaaagatttgtttttttctttttatgttaggTATTAGTTTCGTAGGTAAGAATATAATTTGGTTACTTACAATTTTCTAGTCAATTTCCCTAGTTATTTGACCATACAATGTTATCTTTTTCCTGTATCCATTCTTCAGAAAGATGACTTTGCAGCCATCTGTAACATTCAAGAGGTTTCTAACTCTGTTTCTAAAGCACTGCACATAGAGAAGTTAACTTGAAACATCAGCcgttattaaattaaaaatagagaactaagaaaagtaaaatgagatcAAAGGAAATGTACCAGAATTTCCTACTGGGTGTCCCTCTAAAAGCACTGCTAGCAAATTTTACAGCACCATGTGTTACAGAGAAAGACCGCAAATAACCAAAAAACTTCTGCTTGCATGTAGAAAGTGGTGATTCTGGAGAACCTCAAAGCTGTTCAGTCTATGAATATCAGATGGATAGGAAAATCAAAGAATGATCAGTTTTTCTGACTTAAGATGGTTAAGAACCTAGAAGAGTTTTGAAAATGCATACCAGTGCATGTACACAAAAACATATACACACTTTAAACACACATAAAACTTGTACATGCTATGTTTCTTGTATCATTTACTTCTTATTTCctcaatattttctctaaaattggGGACAGGAGGTGCAAGAATCCATTTTCTACCTTCGGCAACTTTCACAAATCTGGCGCTACACTCTCATCTACTAAATACCATGACTCATCCCACAAAATCAGTAGCAGAGTTAACTGGGATCTAGATTTCCAAATGGCTCTCTATCTCTGTTTGCTCAGGAACCTCATGGAAGGCACTGCTTTCAAGAGAAACACTCAAGcaagaaatgtaaatgtaaatccCCCAAGTAGAGAAGTATGAAGTTAAGCTTGTAAGTGTGACAAACCCAGTGGCTGGGAAAAGCAAGGAAACTGAAATGTAGCATTAACGTCTGgactttttcttcctaaatatgAGTTTGTGGCAAAAGTACCCACACCACAGGGACAGATGCAGCCCCGGTCCTCTCCTTGCTGGAGGTAGATGAAACCTCAGTCCGGCTCTCCCACCTTAGCCATGAATGTACAACATACAAGAGTACATTCCATCCAAGCCCAGCACTTCGTCTGCAAGCTTCAAAAGAGGCACTCTGTGTTGAGGGGAAGTGTGGGTAgcttcctctttccccttctctggcATGTGACACTGGACCTAGCTGCATCATCCACCACCTCTGAGACCCTGGGCTCACAGACATCCTCTGTTCATCCCAGGTTCCTCATTCCCCCAAAGTAGGCACCATGCCAAAATCTCACTCCCAAAGTTGGCTTCCAGATTCTTGGGGTTAAGGAATGTGCCTAGCACATTAGGAGGCATTCAGTAAGTAATAGTTTCCCTCCCCGACCTTCCTTTTGTCTGTTCTGAAAAGACATGTTCTTCCAAATCCCAAAAAGCTTCAATTGGTAGCCAGATAGCAGCTTActatatgagaaaataaacacacTGGAAAAGAAGAATGGGTAAACTTAATCTTTCTCTTCTgagtttaaaggaaaagaaaatatatgaggaCTAGTAGACACAACagagaatgataaaatataatttatgctTTCCCCTCTATTTGGATGAATTTGCCTGGTCTCTCAGAAAATGTAATTACCTTGAGAAACTACAAATCATTGCCTTcacaaaattttaatgtgaatattGTAATAGAGACATCAACACAGAAGCCACACTGAAACCTGACCACAACGTGCCCTTCCATCCACACAGCATCCAGTAGGTTCCACAAGGTCATTCTAAAACAACTCACACCCAACTCCTCACCCTTCAACTTCCAGCTCTAGGATGGAAGTCAAGAAGGATCTACATTACATTGCAAGGCACTGGTGTATATTAAGTATGAGACACCAAATAGACATTCCAAAAAGCAATTTTCTCCCTCGATTAGACTTTTCTTTTACCACACAATGATGGCTTCCATCTATTActttctttcataaaatattattaatctaTTGGTCTCCATCATtagaaaaaactgaagaggaTCCATTATGGAAACTTGGCATTAAGAAGGCTTTCTGAAATGCTCCACTTTATCTGCTACACATTGTCCAtcaaaaaagatctaaaataacTACTGTAGTAGGATAATGACTTTAAGCAAAGAGAATCTACCTTATTAATTTAAGTATTCATTATTCTTAAACTACACCTGAAAAcaaaatagcaagagaaaaaggatgtacaaaaatcagaaaaataagctttaaacTTGAATAACACTACTCCATCTTTCAAGCCTTCATCTACTAAAAAACAAGGCCATAACACACACAAATCTAATCCTTAAAGCCAAATAGTGATGATGATCCTCAAAATAACGCAGAGTAATATGAGGTAggttgaagaaataaagaagctaAAAGCCTCATTCCAAAGGAAGCAAGATTCTTTTTAGGATTAAAATTTTACAGTGCAgggatgctcagtggttgaacgtctgccttcggctcagggcgtgatcccaagatccaggatcgagtcccacatcaggctccctgtgaggagcctgcttctttctctgcctatgtctctgcctctctctctgtgtgtgtgtgtctctcatgaataaataaataaaatcttaaaaaaaaaaaatttaggggcagcctgggtggctcagcgatttagcgctgcctccagccccaagcctgatcctagagacctgggatcgagtcccacatcgggctccctgcatgaagcctgctgctccctctgcctgtgtctctgtctctctctttctctgaataaataaataaaaatcttaaaaaaatatatatatatatacctaaatataaatataaatataaatatatatatacctaaatataaatatatatatatataccttaaaaaaaatttacagtgcATAGGTTAGACAGAAATCAGACTCAAGAGTACCTACCCTGTGATTCCTTTATATTACATTgtggaatggacaaaaataaTCTAGGGGCAGACAGATGAGTGGAAGCCTGAGGCTGGGGCATGGACTGCAAGAGAACACAAGAGACTCTGTGGTTCATGGAAATGTCCTACAGCCAGACTGTGGTGGCTGGTCACATGACGGTGAGCATTTGCTTCAAGTCATAGAACAGTTCACTTAAAACAGGTCTGCTGCATTTAAATTAAAgcggaaaaaaaaatactgcccaGTCAACATCCGCACTCATGTGCCCTCCTTCCTTTCTAAGCATTACAGAAGCAACCTCCACATACCTGAGGCTGTGCCACAGCACGGCGGTACCCACCATGCTGAAGAAAAGATGCTTGCGATCACATCAGGTGGAAAGAGTGTCACATTTCTCTGAATCTGAAGTAAATTTAACACTAATGCAAGaaatactccaataaaaaacagCACCACTCCACGAATCATCAAGTTCACACTCCTGCTAGTGACAGATGAAATGTAGGGGCCACGTTTTTTGGGCCCAGGtgactctgtctctccttctgccatgGTTTCATAAGTTCAGTAAACCAGGAAGGGGGGGGAAAAAGGCTTCCCAGCTGAAAAGCCAACTGTCTGTGAATCAAAGCAGAATGGCGTTTCAAGTCACAGCATCTTATCCTAAAAGAGGACCTACCAGAAATCCtgcaagagataagaaaaaagaaatcaatgtttgTCTAATACATGATCATACAATTTTTCTGATTTCAGTACTAATGAATTTCAAAGTACAAATAATGAAATGACAAgcttatatattcatttaaattactCACTGAATAAGAAGTGGCttaaaaagtatttctatatGCATGATGTAATAAAAAAGTGTTAACACTTCTATTTACTAGGACAGAATAAATGACCTGCAAGGCTCAAAGgttagaataataataaaaacagcttGCTCCACTTCAAAGAAAAGCAGGGCAGGTTACCTGAAATAGTTCCACCAGAATCTCGAAGATTAAAATCCTGGTTTCTGTTTCTCCTACCTAATCTCCAACCCCATCATTTAGAATAGATGGGCCAGGAGATTTAGGTAAAAGTCTTTATactttacaataaataaataaatgtctacaGAAAATCAACATATTCTGACTGAAAATTTTTTACTGCTCACAATAAAATGTGACTTGCTCATGAGGATGACCTCTTTAGGGGAACAAAACATTTTCACGCTTAAGGTTATGTATCTGAATTTCTGCACAAAAGCATCTTACAAAACACAGGCTGCCACGCACTTACCTACACATACACCAAGCACAGAAACCAGACCTGACCTACTCTCGGCAGGACCACAGCTGTGTCCCACCCCTGCCTGGACCCAGTCAGCCTTCTGTTGCAACCACAGAGCTACTGTGATAAAAGCTGAAataggaagcagaagaaaggaagctAAGAAAATGAAGGGTAATCCAATAGCTAGATTGTAAGGAGTTTAGCCACGTGGCTCGTGATGGCAATGGAAATCTTTCTTTTGTATGCATTGGTTTTAAGATAAACAACATTTGACACCTTCTATGGGCACAAAATCCAAGTGTAAACTGGGGGTTGGTGAGAGATACTGACTTTAGAAATAACcaataagaaaatgagaacatttgtGACTACTAGCAACTCTCATAGCCTATCAGTTCTTCCATGTgataaacagactttttttttttttccacatcctaaGTTCTGTGTCCAACACTCACGGGGATGGGGGACTTCTGCCCTCAAGCTAGTCTCACAAACCTTAGTCTATAGCATGACTGAGCTCTATAGCTTGGAGGACTATAGAAAACTCATGTCTTATGGCTGATTCACGGATGCAGACAACACCTAGAAACCATCTCCTCCTGATCTGGTCTTGCAGACTCTTCCTGGCTCTGCTATCCAGCATATTAGCATGCTAGGTGTTCAGCTGCTACAGGATTCTTCATTATCACCATAATCATGACTATTGACATAGTATCCATTTATGGAGGGCTTACTCCACACCAGACACAGAGTTAGTTAGCCCTGATCTTCAAAATCATCCAAAGAGAAGTATTatcaccctcattttacaaatgaaatgtaAAGTCAAAGAGATTTAGCATTTGCTTATCATCACATGACATGTAGTATCAGAACCAGCATTTTACTTTAGGTCTGATTCCAAAACCCAACCTCTTCCCTCTAAACCTGAGTCCCATTCTAACCCAACTCCTCTTTTTTGGCACATGGGTATATAGAAAGGGATTTGGTTACTGAAAAGATGGCAGACATGGAAAAATTAACTCAACTGAGACATAATTTCAATATAAGTAGGCAACTATATAACAGCACAAAGATCATGAGAGTGAATGTACCAGTGCCTTGAAATCTTCTTTAAAACTATTAGATCAAGGTGGAAAAAAgatgttttagagaaaaaaaaaaatcatttggccaATTGACATGCTGTGTAACACCAGCATACTTCATAAAACCCTTAACCTCCCAGACTTCCAGTAGACACAACAACCACCCCAACTTCTACTCTTAAAATGGCTACTGGAGGACAAAGagtttatatacattttacatagCCCAAATTCCTCTAGTAAATCATTGTTTTATGTCTGTGATTTTTCCAAACATGAATTAACAGCAAAGGATATTTTGTGTTGAATTATGTTTCTAAAAGAGCATAGTAACCTCAGCTTTAAAAAAGTGGTTTTTTCAGTTGTGCCAGGCCCCAGCTCACAATCACCAGTGTTTGTCAGAGGGCACTGACATTTTGGGCAGGACAATTCCTTGTTGTGTGAACTGCCCCAGGCCTTGCAAAAACACTTAACATCATCCCTGGCTCATGCCCACAAAATGCCAGCACATGATCCCTCACCCATTTGAGACAACCAGAAATGTTCCTACATATTTCCAAATACCCACAGAGAGGCAATGCCCTCCTAAGAGCCACTGGTTGCCACAGACTATTTCCTCCAGCTAGAAGACTTTCTAAGTTGTTTATTTATGTTATCTACCACAGCTGCTTATTCAACCTTTCCTGGCAGTGCTTGTTTATAGTTTCCTACTTCACCTCAAAAGTTCTCTTTAAAGGTAACACAGCATTTGTTTGATGATTGTACATTTGAATGAGTATTttttaaggtaatattttaaaaatccaaaaaactgatttttatgaCTACATGATAATACAATAGTAAATAATTactagagacaaaaataaaacaatgctttAGAATCACAGTAtcctaaaatttaagaaataggaGGGAACTGAGCCATCATCTATTCCAGGGAGTTCATGAGCCtgatgcaaaacaaaacaaaaaagttgtgtatatgtgcatttttctggAGAGCTCCACAGTTTATATCAAGTACTTAAACAGTCTGTGATCCAAAAGAAGTTAAAAACCACTGATCTAATGGTTTTCTCATTTTACCAGCATACCAAATGAAACCCAAAGGGATCAAGTGAGGTGACAAGATCAAGGCTGTGTGTACTACTGGATCTTGCTACCACAAATGTGTAAAATGAACTTCTGGAAATGGAGACTCATCAAAGGGATACGAAATTCCACAAGACCACTCACTCCCTACTATGCAACAGTTAAGTTTCTTAAAAAGCATGCTGTGTACAATAATCAGTCACAAAACAGGGGAGTGAGTTACTTAAATGCAAGCTCTTGGAATTAAATATCCCCTTAATCTGTTTATTGTAAAGTCTGGTTTTCTGATTacctattgatatttttttcttaaaacaaaatgtACCTATAcctttaaatattattcttaCATCAATGATAAATTTGATTcttctccaaaaaaaatttttttaaatctgtatttgaaAAATTTAGATTTCTCAAGAAATAATTTGCTGACCAGGGAAGAAGCCTTTGGTACAGTACAGAGATATTATTTAGAGAGAACAATACCACAGTAGATCCTCAATGGTAATCCTGGCACAGAGGCAAGtgcttttaatttccattttgcaaAACAAAGTAAGTTAAGTAACTTCCTGAGATGATAACACTGTTACCAGatagctccccccccccactagTGCCTCCAGGGACTAGGGCCCTCCCCGCACCTCCCCAATACTCTGGCTTCTTCTAGAGTTCTTTCCCATTTCACCACATTGCTCCAAGTAAAAACTCCATACAAAAGCAGCGCCACACACAAGTGGCAACTTTTAAAGTCATACTAATCAACTACTGTTAATAGCaaaacaatgtgtgtgtgtgtgtgtgtttttcaaaaattgacaaaaatctCCCATGGTATATAAgaaattcttgggcagcccagggggctcagcggtttagcagggcgtgatcctggagacctgggatggagtcccgcatccctctgcctgtgtctctgcctctctctctctctctctctgtgtttcttgtgaataaataaataaaatctttaaaaaaaaaaaaagaaaagaaaagaaattcgtATTCTTCCTTGAGCCCTGACCTACAATATCTATAAAGGATATTACtgaacaaacataaaaatagttcaaagaggggatccctgggtggcgcagcggtttagcgcctgcctttggcccagggcgcgatcctggagacccaggatcgaatcccatgtcgggctcccggtgcatggagcctgcttctccctctgcctgtgtttctgcctctctctctctctctgtgcgactatcataaataaataaataaataaataaataaataaataaatatttttaaaaaaatagttcaaagaGTTTAGACAGGCCAATAACAAATCATCGAAACTGGAAAAACCTCAGTATATGACTATCTGTTAACGGAGGATAttattccttttaaaacataagtgATAAGTGATTTAGGACTTTGTGAATGAAAATCAAAGTTTATATCTTCCACTGAAACAACTTTCAGGCAATGggcatttgaaaacaaaatcttctaGTAACCTTAAGAACCAGTTGTATCTTATTACTTTCAATACCGCCCCTCCTCAGTCAAACAAGATCATTTATCTTCCAATGATTAACAGTCATAGACGTATATTCCCTTCCTCATATTACCCTGTTTAGGTCAGACAGGCtactgaataataaaattaaattgctaCCTCACATCTTTCATCATATGCTCTCCGTAATCAGAATGGCATTCTCAAAACAGAATAAGCATAAACGTCAGGAAAAACACGTTCAcatcaatgaaaaaaaacttAACTCTCCTTAAACAAGAGCACACAAACGTGCTATCATTTGGGATAACTGTCCTGGTAACAATGAAAACAGCCTGCTCCTAAATTACTGATCTGCATTTATCCTGTCCTGTACAGC
It encodes the following:
- the INSIG2 gene encoding insulin-induced gene 2 protein, with the protein product MAEGETESPGPKKRGPYISSVTSRSVNLMIRGVVLFFIGVFLALVLNLLQIQRNVTLFPPDVIASIFSSAWWVPPCCGTASAVIGLLYPCIDRHLGEPHKFKREWSSVMRCVAVFVGINHASAKVDFDNNIQLSLTLAALSIGLWWTFDRSRSGFGLGVGIAFLATLVTQLLVYNGVYQYTSPDFLYVRSWLPCIFFAGGITMGNIGRQLAMYECKVTAEKSHQE